CTTGCCCACCACCACTGTGGGCTGTTCCAAGACACAAGGGCCAAGTTCTCAGCTGCAAACGCCACGGTCCAGAGAAGCAGGAGACCCAAGCTGTGCCTGAACTCGATCCAGATGCCCATTGCTAGCCTTTGCCAGGCCTGATTGCGTTCCACCACCAGCAGCCCCAGGCCACAGGCGCTGGCCAGAGTCCCACATATGGAAGCCAGCAGTAGGTAGCCTGGCAGCGGGGCTCCCCCAGTAGTGCCCACCCGGCCAACCAGGGTAGCTAGGGGCAGCGTCACCTGGAGTGTAGCCAGAAGTAGCTGCAGCCCATAAGGAAGGACAAGGGGGCCGGCGCTCCAAGACAGCTCACGGGAGCCAGCTGGCCACTCCCGACGCTTGCAGGTAAGGGCTAGCACCAAGGCCAGAGCCCCCAGGGCCATCAGTATCGAGGGCACAACCGTGAAGAAGAAGCAGGGACTAAGGCCACCCTTCTCCCAGGCCGGACCCACGGGCCCTTCGGCCTCGCAGTAATTGCCCACAGTCACCATGGTAATGCGTGGCCGCCGGCCGAGGCTGCGGGGACTGCGGGAAGGGAGAACGGGACCGGCTGCTCAGGGCGGGACGCGAATGCCGGGGTGTCTCGGGTCATGGAGACAAGGGGCGCCAAGCCGCGGGCCTCTCGGGCAGGGACACACGTGGGTCCGGCCACACTACCCACTCTCTTCGCGCACGCGCCGCCGACACGCACTCACGCAGGGCACGTACGCCGTCTTCGGCAGTCCGTCCGCCTCTCGCTCGCAGCCCAGGCAGGACCCTCCTGCCAAGTCCGGGCCCAAAGGaatgttgagcatctgactggaGCGGCTCCGGCGCAGCAGCCCTGCCCACCGGGGGGCGGCCTCAGCCCCTACCTAGGGTCCCCATTGGCCAAGCTCCCTGAAGGGGCCGGGAGTTAAGGTGCACGCGGGAAAGGCAAAATACAGGGGCGGAGTCGGGCTGGTCACGTGCGCAGGGCGCGAAATCTGACCGCAAGTCCAGCGGGAGACCTTGACCTCCGCGGAACCATGGCTAGGAAATGGCCCTTTTGCTAGCACGCTGGCTCGGTTTAGCTGAGTGACGACATAGGCCCGCTTTCCTATAGGGCCCCAGCCACCTGGGGGATCAGACGCAACCTAGCCGCGCGAGAAAACAAGCCAAGACCTGGTcaaagtccctttttttttttattaagggtTATCAAGCTGTACACAGTTCCTACTCCTTCCGCTGCGAGCTCAGGCAGCGCGGTTCACCACACCCGCAGCGGACCAGACCTGGGCGAGGCGCGGGGCGGAGAGTAGGAGCTGAATCCCAGCATGCAACGCGGCAGCTCAAAGCCTAGGGCGAAGGCCTCCTGTCGCGCCTCCATCCCCCTCTAGGGGTCAGCGGGAGACAGGCCAGAGCTCTCTTGCTGGGAGGTAGACAGCCAAGGGCACACTCCAGCCCAGTCCGTCCCAAGCGCAGGCGGTAAAGGGGTACAATAAGCAGCAATGGGGGCCAGGATGGCCTCAGTCTCCCAGGGGCCCATCCTAAAAGTGGGAGAGGGCAGCAAATAATTTCTATCCTGCTCCTGCAATTTAGAAACCTTCCTTCTTAGTGTCAAAAGATAGCATGAGGGGAGCTGGGAGCTAGGGCCTCCACACCAGTGCAAAGCAAAAGCTGAACAGAACGGGAGCAAGCGAACAGAACGGGAGCAAGCGGCATACACGCCAGTAATGTGCGGGAAGCAGGAGAGAAGTGAGCAGGCTGCAGCACTGGGAGAGAAGTGGGGGTGAGGTAAGGGCCACAGCCTGAGCTGCTCATCTGttcagggtggagggagggaggctgcagACGTTGAGGGTCCAGACCCAACCTCCCCACTCCACAGTTGGCACAGGTGCTCCCTGCTTGGCAGCTTCTGTGATGGGCAGTCCTCTGAAGACTTGCAGGGGCAGGTGCGAAGGTGGCAGtactggggctgggctggggaccaGTTTCTAGCACCACACTCTGAGccaagggaggggggggggggcctgggaaTGAGGCTAGAGTCCTGTGTGCCTTGGTTCCTAGGCCCCCAATTTCTCTCCTGGGGCTGTGGCAAGCCCAGCGTTGGCACCTCCCTTGGCCGGGCACGGacacacaaacaccacacacGTGGAGCCGGGCGACACTCAGAGAAGCCCTCCGTGGCGGGAGGATGGGATGGCAGGGCAACAGTGGCCTCCATCCTGGGACATAGGGACCTTCCTCAGCCTTGCCTACACCTGTGGAGAGAAAAGGGTTAGTAGTGGATATAGTCTTTAGCTAGCTGCTGACCCAAATAAAGcctagagataaagaaaaaggaaagcttgaTTCCTTCAGAAATTGATTTCAGAGTAGGTGAGGGAAGAAAACGGGAGTGTATGTTGGAGGGGAGAAGCAGCATCTCTGTACGAGAGGGCTGCCTTCTCTCACATGGGACTTGGACCTCAGCCTGGAAGTTACTACTTCTGGTAGTTGTTCTCGGGTCCTGGAGCCCTTACCTTGTGCACCTGTGGGGGAAGCTCGTCCTCCGAGCCCTCCTCGGGAACAGGCTCTGGGTGCCTTGATGCTGACTGTCCATCTTCAGCCCACCCTCCGAGGGGCAGCCGAGAGAAGTGAGAGGGAGCCCGGGGTACTGTGCCAGGATCTAGAGACAAAAGTAAACATACCCTTAGAATTAACCCAAACAGAAATGTGGAGAAAGGTTCTATGCGGGGTGGAGGTGAGGGTTGGTCTCTTTGGGCCTGATTGCTCTGACCTCTTTCCTCCCCAAGAGGCTTCGGAAAGAGCCACCCTTCCCCCAAGGCTCTGTGTCCTCCTGAACCGCCATTGGATACCTGTGATGCCCCCGTAACGCCTCTGGAAGCCCCCCTGCAGGGCGGTGGTCTCAGGTGCTCCAGGCCGGGGTGTAGCACAGGGATAGCTGGCAGAGCGGGGGATAGGCTGGGGGGCCCGGGAGCCCTCTCCCCCCTCTTCAGGGGCACTCTCCCCACTCTCATCGCTCTCCCGGCGGTGCCACACGTGCCGCTCGGGTTCAGCCTGGGCCTGCTGCTTGTGGAGCTGAAAAGTGGGGGGGGCTCATTAGTTGGGGACAGGATGTCTGAAACAGCTGCCCCCCACCATAGTATCCCCCAGTTCCCATTTTTACCACCCCACCCAGAATCACTAACCCAGAGTAACCATCATGTTAACAGTGTGTTAACACACATATGACATCTTACAGGTTAAATTCTCCGCAGGTCCCTGGAACAAATCTGTGTGTAATGTAAGAGCTGTAATGACCCTCACTTTGTGTAGTCATGTAAGTCAAGAACAGATGGGTTGCGCAtctaagtgccaggcactttttTAGGTGCTGGGACTACAGcggtgaacaaaatagacaaaaatcccaGCCCTGTATGGCTTATAtactgggggatggggtggggttatagacaacaaaataaagagggggaaaaatacaATATGTCAGATAGAAgctatggagaaaaacagagcaggaaGATTTAGGAGGGTGGCCAAGGGAGGCTTTTAGTCAGGGTGGCCAGAGATGGTCTCACGGAGGAGGTAAGAACAGATATGTGAATAAAGAGAACGGGGGAAGCCATACGCATATCTCAGGGAAGTGGATTCTTGGCAAGGGAGACAAACGGGTAAAGGTGCTGGATGAAAGTAAGCTTGGCTAAAAAGGATAGTAAAAGGGTATATGTGGGAATGGAGATTACAGAGTGGGTAAAAGGCAGAGAAGGGTTCTGAGCCCAGGTCTTGCTTTTCCACACCCCAAACCCTCTCTTTTTCAGTGGCCTTCTGGATCCCATGGCTCGGCCCCTTCCTGCCCACTCACCTGGTGCATATAGAGGGCATGCAGGCTCATCTCGGTGGACGCGTATTCCGACAGCACCAGGCTCTGCAGCTGTCCTTCCCACACGCTGCTCCCGGAGCTGGCTGTCCTGGCATCCACCCTGTCCCTCCCAGCACAGACAGACAGCAGCCGTCAacatttctgacccacagaagtTGCTGGCGTCTATTCCCAAGTCCTCCCATCGCGGCCCACCTCTACTCACCCAGAGCCTGTCATGGTGCTGGGGGCTCGGCCCGTGGGGACCTGACCCGGGTGCAGAGGGGAGAAGGAGCGCAGGGCAGAGGCGACCTCAGCCCTGTGCCTGGAGCCTTGAAGGTCTCTGGGCAGTGGGGGGCCCCGGCAGGAGGAGCCGGCTACCACATTTGCAATAAGGCTCAGTGGCTGTGAAAGAAAACGGGTGGCTAGACTTCCCAGGGCAGCAGGGAGGCTGCGGGGTCCCCCAGTATCCTGGGTGTCAGGACTCAGTGGAATAGACTTAACAGACAGAAGGAAACCGATAGGGTAGGTACGCCCTTCCACCCCACGTCCAGTCCTCAACTCCCAGCACCTGGAGCACACGCTGCCCGTCACCGCCCAGGCCCCAGGAACACACCTCAGACTCAGATTGTAAGGACTGGATGGACGTAAAGAGAGCATTTTCAGGGAGCAGACCCCCTTGGGCAAGGCCAGCCGCTGCTCCGTCCCGCTGAACCTGCTCTTTGAGGAAGCCGAGGAAAGCCGTGCTCTCACGTGGTGGCTGCCAGCCGGGGTTGGTGATGGCAAAGTGCATGAGGGACAACTCTGTCTTCCCATCCTCAGCTTGCTGGTACACTGAGGCCTCTGTCTGCCCACCGGACAGCCACTGCACAAGGGAGGCTACAGTGAGCAGCACTGTCCTCTGACGGGAACCCTTTTCGTACCTTTCCTGCTAGAGGGGAGGCTGTGCCCCTGGAGGACGGACCACAACGCGCTGCTGTATCTTGTCCAGGGGCCCCGGTGCCCCACCCCAGGAGTAGTCGCGTGCTGAACTAGTTGCTCGGTTTGTGCCTTTCTCAAGGGAACGTGGCCAAAGGTGCAAGTTGAAGGCTAAAATCCAGCCCTAGCTCCGGTTTACCAAGCAGTGTGCGCCCTGGCACGTGGCTGCCCAGAGGCAGGGCTGCCTTTTTGTGGTGATTCGTTGGCTCAGTTTGCCCAAAGACAATGCCGGCATCGCCTCTGGCCACCTGCCCGTCCTCTCCCGGTACCTGGGGATGCCCATGCTGGCGAACATCCATCTGAGCAAAGGAGCAGGTATCTCCAACACCAACGACCTCTACGGTGAAATTGCGGAAGAAGTCTATAATCTCCAGGGCCCGTGGACGCAGGCAGAAGATGAGGATCAGGGGTGTGACAATGGGGCTCAGTAATTCCTCCAAGATGAACACCTAAAAGGGAGGGGACCCAGATCATAAGAGAGGAGGAGGGATCCCAGCCCTTACCACCGAGCTATTAGCCAGTCTCTAGCAGGCCCTAACTCCAACTCCACTCACTGCCTTGTACTGGAAGAGCTGGGCAAACTCGTCCCGGGTCTGCGAGCGGTGGGCATTACCCTGCCAGTGGTCAGGCATGTAGTGGATGTGAGCGAGGATCACGCGGAGCAGCTGCTCAGGGCAGAACACCATGTGCTGGTCCGGAATAAAGGACCTAGGGGGATCAGGGTCCCCGTGAGAGGCAAGCCTTTCCCAGGAACGCTAGCCTGCTTGCTCCCGCCTGCTGCCCCTGGCCCACCTGCACACGGTCACGGTGACCCCCAGGAGTGTGACGGTGGTGAGGACGTGTTCCACAGCCAGCACATCTTCGTCATAGATGGTGAGGGCAATAAGCACGGCCAGGATGGAGCCAGCGAAGAAGGCGCCGTTCTTGGCCAGCAGCGTCAGCAGAGGTGACAAGAAGCAATTCATGTACTTGGAGGCGGGCTTGTAGCCTCGGTTGAGGCGGGACTGCAGCTCGTGCTCCAACTCGTTGAAGTGGCGGAGGTAGCAGCGGCCGTAGAGTGACCAGCAACGTGCTCCCAGGGCCCCGGGCTCCCGCTTCAGCACCTCGGCGTAGCTGAAGAAGGCGTACAGGATCTGCCAGATGAGGATAAGGGGGCACAGCAGGAAGTTGGCGATGCCGATCCACAGGATGCGGTTGCTGAGGCGCTGGGCCAGCTCGAGCCGTTGCCCCCCACGTTTGTACTCAGCCTTGAGGCTCCATTcattgagaaacagagagccgGGTCCCCAGAAGAGGATCAGCTCGAAGTTGTACTTGAGGCCACGGGTGAAGAAGACGGCCTCCCCAAGGCCGGGCAGGCGGAAGCGCAGAGGCAGGAGGGATTTGTTAACCAGCGCGACCATGTAGTTCTGGAAACGGAGGATGCGATGGTAGATGTCCAGCTCTGTCAGCTCGCGCTTGTGGATGCAGATCTGGTGCTCTTTCTGGGTCTGCACGATTCGGGCCTGCACTTCCTGCCACGTGCAGTATGGAAGGGCAGACTGtagggtgggagagagacaagGCAGGGAAGGTGGGCTGTTGCCCCGACTGCTTCCCCGCGTTAGCCGTGAGGTCCTATGCTTAGCCGCGCGGAGCCTTTAAGCAGACACTCCCTGACCTACCAGTGACGATGAGGATGCCGGAGGCCCAGGAATACACCCCACCCTTCCCTAGCCACAGAAGCCATCTTGGGCTGTGGTGCTAACCGCTCAACTTCCCAGTCTCACCATGGGGATACGCAGAGCATGCAGGTAGAAGGAGTGGATCTCCCAGTAGCAGCAAATGTTATAGATGAACTTGATAAGCCGATGGATCCAGAATACAGCAGCGATGACCAGGATGGTGATAAGGGAGCCATTTTCCTGAATCCTAgtggggaggaaaaaggaaggaaggaggggtggcCCTTGCGGAGTCTTGGGAGACACGATGCTATCCTGAAGGATGTGGCGAGGCCGAGTCTGTGTTCTAGGGGATGTGTGACTACCTcacattccattccattccccACCTGTTAGCAGAAGTCTGCAGCCCTTACCTTGCACTACAGACCTGGGCAGGCAAAAAGGCATCTGGCAGAGTGACCTTGACAGGCTCGGTAGGGTGAAGACTATGGTTCACCATCTTGTTGGCAAATAGGATGTCATAATCCACACAGCTAACCAGGAAGGTGGTGAAGGCAACCACAAAGAGGAACTGCCTGGGGAGTTGGGAAGAGGGGCCACAGTCCAGGAGTCAGAGAAGCACCAGTGAAACAgtgtggggaaagagaagagtctggaagcagcagaaggagattACAGACAACAGCCTCTAGGGACACGCAGGCGCAGGCGCTGGAGAACTCCCAGGGGGCTCTCCTTACTGCTCAGCCCCAGGGACCTTCTAAGACCCAAACCAGCTACTACTTTTTCCTTTTAGCCTCAGGGCGTCACACAATCAGCCGGCTTTTCTCACCAGTAGTAATCTCTGCCACCACTTACTAGACTCTCAAAGATCTTCTGATTGTGGTTTCTTCTTCCCAATCCCTGATTTCCTTTTGAGATAGTATTTAGAAGCCCTTAGGGGGTTTACAGTCTTTTCTTATTGAAGGAAGGTTTCCCAATCCCATTCCCTTTGGCAAAACCATATGGCTCCTCCCTTTTAGAAAGCTCTTTGCCTTCTAAAGCTGTTAACCAAAGCAGAACAACAGACTTTTCTTAAGTGGCAGGCATCTCTAAGACCTCCAGACTGAACTATGCCCATTCCATTGGAGCTCTAATGAAATGATCAAGTCTGAGTTCTCTTCATGGAAGAGATAGGACTTGGAAAGCATTCCTTAtaggggagatttaaaaaaaaaaatgagattggaAATTTTGGTGCCACACCCAGTCCCTGAATTCTGAGAGTCTGCAGAGTTTTGAGCCTAGGACTGAGCCGCCTTGGCAGGAATGGCCAGGGCTGAGCTCAAGGAAAGACTGACATGTAGTCCTTCACCACATCACCATCCCTTCTTAGACTTACATGAGCTCAAAGATCTCCCCGATGAGCATGCAAGTGAAGCCATTCTTCTGGTGTAGATTATAAACGTAGAATTGTCAAGAAAAATGTGGTTGATAGAGACAgcagttaagagcacagactttgGTGTCACATACCTGAACTTAACTCCTGGCTCCATGACTttcaagctgtgtgactttggccaaaATTACTTACCCTCTCTAAACTTTTGTCTGCGGTGGTACCTGTCTCATAGATAATAGCACCTGTCTTAGAGCACCTGTCTCATAGAACTATTAGATATGAAACAACATGCGTAAAGTATTTAACACAGAGCTGACACAGAATAAGTCAAAAGATATTATTATAGTTATTAGCGTCCCATCAAAAAGAAAGATCACCTTTAAAGAGGTTCCTTATAAATTGACACCACAAAGTGAAAGGCACGTACGTAGTTCTTGGTAAACCTGGGGTATCATTATCTATAACAATCGTTATTTCCTCAGCCTCTTTCAGTGTTAAGAAAACTTCCACCTCCCTTCCAGAGACTGGAATCAGACCCACCCCAACTTCCCATGAGGGGCCTGGCTTAGGGAGGGGATAAAGTTCCCAGAGCTCcaacacagagacacaaaggatATTCGAGAGAAGAAGAGGTCAAGGTTTTCGATGTGGTGCCAAGGTGCTGCGGGCATAGGAGCAGAGATGTCAGAGCCCCGAAGGAACATGAGCCCCTTGTTCCCTCCGTGTTCCTCCACCAACTCTCTCCCCATGCCCTGGTGCCCTTGTTGTTTCCAAGCACTCACATTTACTCCCCTCAGGGACGTGCACCAATAGGTCCTCCTCCCCAGGGGGCGAATCACTGTAGGAGGCCTCAAGGCGCTGGTATTCAGTGTCAAACTgcgccatcaccaccaccccctgtCCACTTTGTCCACCTGCCGGTAATGAAAAGAGATCCAGGTTCAGACTTT
This Lynx canadensis isolate LIC74 chromosome C1, mLynCan4.pri.v2, whole genome shotgun sequence DNA region includes the following protein-coding sequences:
- the ATG9A gene encoding autophagy-related protein 9A, with the protein product MAQFDTEYQRLEASYSDSPPGEEDLLVHVPEGSKSPWHHIENLDLFFSRVYNLHQKNGFTCMLIGEIFELMQFLFVVAFTTFLVSCVDYDILFANKMVNHSLHPTEPVKVTLPDAFLPAQVCSARIQENGSLITILVIAAVFWIHRLIKFIYNICCYWEIHSFYLHALRIPMSALPYCTWQEVQARIVQTQKEHQICIHKRELTELDIYHRILRFQNYMVALVNKSLLPLRFRLPGLGEAVFFTRGLKYNFELILFWGPGSLFLNEWSLKAEYKRGGQRLELAQRLSNRILWIGIANFLLCPLILIWQILYAFFSYAEVLKREPGALGARCWSLYGRCYLRHFNELEHELQSRLNRGYKPASKYMNCFLSPLLTLLAKNGAFFAGSILAVLIALTIYDEDVLAVEHVLTTVTLLGVTVTVCRSFIPDQHMVFCPEQLLRVILAHIHYMPDHWQGNAHRSQTRDEFAQLFQYKAVFILEELLSPIVTPLILIFCLRPRALEIIDFFRNFTVEVVGVGDTCSFAQMDVRQHGHPQWLSGGQTEASVYQQAEDGKTELSLMHFAITNPGWQPPRESTAFLGFLKEQVQRDGAAAGLAQGGLLPENALFTSIQSLQSESEPLSLIANVVAGSSCRGPPLPRDLQGSRHRAEVASALRSFSPLHPGQVPTGRAPSTMTGSGVDARTASSGSSVWEGQLQSLVLSEYASTEMSLHALYMHQLHKQQAQAEPERHVWHRRESDESGESAPEEGGEGSRAPQPIPRSASYPCATPRPGAPETTALQGGFQRRYGGITDPGTVPRAPSHFSRLPLGGWAEDGQSASRHPEPVPEEGSEDELPPQVHKV